CGTGATGCAGAAGATCTCAAAAAACTTGGTGCAAGCCTTGTTGAACTTTCAGCACAAAAATTAGAGACAGTTCCTCTGAATGACAGCCTTAAAGATGCAGTAGAATTAGGGCAACGCTTAAAAATGGAAGCTCGTCGTCGTCAAATTCAATATATTGGAAAGTTACTCCGAAAATGCGATGTTGAACCTATTCAAGAAGCATTAGATAAATTGAATAACACGCACAAGCAACAACAAGCAATGTTACATAAATTAGAAGTTATTCGTGAGCAGCTCATTGAACAAGGCGATGGTGCAATCAATGAGTTAATGCAAGAATATCCAACTTTAGATCGCCAAAAATTACGTAGCCTTGTACGAGGTACTTTAAAAGAACGTGAAAATAATAAACCACCAAAAAACTATCGTGAAATTTATCAATATTTGAA
This DNA window, taken from Phocoenobacter uteri, encodes the following:
- the yjgA gene encoding ribosome biogenesis factor YjgA, whose product is MAKKRHNEIDWTDEEEEEIIWVSKSEIKRDAEDLKKLGASLVELSAQKLETVPLNDSLKDAVELGQRLKMEARRRQIQYIGKLLRKCDVEPIQEALDKLNNTHKQQQAMLHKLEVIREQLIEQGDGAINELMQEYPTLDRQKLRSLVRGTLKERENNKPPKNYREIYQYLKMVILDS